One stretch of Pomacea canaliculata isolate SZHN2017 linkage group LG1, ASM307304v1, whole genome shotgun sequence DNA includes these proteins:
- the LOC112556836 gene encoding uncharacterized protein LOC112556836 isoform X1: protein MRVLEPGLHLSHSHSTHVSFSVTLAGLLAEYVRAYCRTLHGKRDWREGVMKELERERMLRVDTEQRLHEMRVESDSCRARLQALQDEFRKMEEMVQEMLQYKTKIDQLKQEKTNLTVTYENNLQKCRNHISRLERENMMLLNQVKKMESQLHGKGDERDKSRLLLERLKMVEAENSSLVLENEQQRQQYEKCLDQIANQVVQALLAQKTLREECMKLQQRVQDLELQNQQLNHMFQQRVRFPSDSALQHLSCSNSTYVCQTAAGSGEVTSAQFLQGSAASLQSMCSETQMFDDSPGQPQMSTPPPWLRDRLELLPLDDDVSLSSSSSGSPSSPTTPATFQDRPTISMSAILVPGMTTKIETEFPATNSSPKVKRINVFERGTRSLERRRGGFAPLSYAAGPGRGNSGSVRLQRKTRLHQVSSDAQTGIPHLQNGVQLVTGGKQAKPKADVPESATVSPRLFCQGVEGLTKLATPGASSSADHAVGGQPNVAADSTSKLLNFSSLIIDKVKLRRKNSAASGDDAVHAAYCTPMRNSLPPSVPFHSQYYYDYSDEDSDSRPVSRICSSASTVSLSELLDTSGEAELPLDEDFFSDWSSVYLSPQHKLSNRPSNIHSLSVQEPSPCSQENGLQKTLEAQGEITVSESSSEKKKCTESKAAPIADCEPSSYRKPEAPRSACKTSLGTSEGPRVKDCRDLNTIAAARVDIVNCMAGNSKSSSNAFDSGQGISEAMSSTHDTLVKQTESPSEKGAASKNVKAEKAEVNTVSVFKSVTEVQLPTKQTGVLLNGSTLNLKAGLRDCSPSNTSQHFVENASPQVTEARDGCVKARDKNVESNCSIRNDIPFCRDLVTSVISCDALGTTTKLKSQPLTGEEKSRVCRPDHLILAPADKHFNFHGFTSSSSCSSEENSSLIFLPTKHIRGTSPPGVCGAKESSEASPLYNPDSAKANKIPPPVPQKPSRISPDAATKSVPQVVLPKGSLAAGDPGGSVCGSETVGKFPASTTLTVGFMTCPQMQIQHLSSDDHDSVQDFVNLLVKDMKERVARHTEWSTISSSTSSTTTTVSSAGTLAYCKSLDSSFESLRAERSGSKDDGYSTMSSDIHPNAMDRYAFPDSSGGKPSVEGTSSGKKVSEREQSHMQEGASISMRDKSFETSDQDSAMETSTHSMDTRTSSQSLSSQVSSSSGDNALSPVSKVTRMARFFEEEAGKTCRSNQQRPGSCALSSPLSPTLSSVGTPDSSLCLSPSSSQSPCSVVQPSIPCTMAMRSSLHSFVPQSGESGLSYAGVHSPLSVPFHSPASSGKVHLQRTQDELKCEPGPLQSGLPHPHTASSSDSSTPSDVLVACPLNDKQLQSSPDILQYQLHSVCDSVRLLPSPNLSLPMNSTSRRENVMSWPPCKQNTSLAGLSSNRSHTDNPSASAHWEPALLHVSEEKFLDDIPEESSDEWENLYVRTFQEQQQQQQQQQQQAHKSLHQHFSGTQQQPSSSKMLAGSTTFLTKAKSESNLWEKPQLGSLYDEMMSGSWDSSKVLERSASVSEVDCRSRILCAQERASLQHSADKIFLDETEINQRVAVLLGRTQLGSAEDDLDSETETAQQIMDLKKTLMSKCLPSLPKWKPQETVEKLKKNSTPSPSSIQKMDGISAEDWLLKFTKEEIEKHTSGSLRLDVNMVGEGLGKYFGNRGENERSQTSGESDFCYNSQDSEPIVEGQGPVSAEDADSSECSARSPVEEQKQFNSQFYSLCLVESSRSLSSSVASFDHDHDREHEGDDQFQPPISHPSFLINEIKSKEFDDIARQIASLSRTVDELSRSLNSLNSAGSGGSNQDLRASSLNHNGSEAVSDAGATKQECIDGYHWVDDEFYLTSCGGEVIIGSATFLEEGLHGYCEDGAGEEGGLFHSNDDDDEDDNSDHVGHMDASDDFFTIRMPLNTVLSNNCQFQSKKGLTERELLLNRLTQFRYNSDGQLDQQDTGVDEACMGWRMENSVSHASLSGQERDYAGNSLIDKETRTNLLGSVLASGGESNDSLSSDIGLDHMMCQRLIGRKGKLDVVRIALQKPRPVLDFSKFFIHFGKPEQEAVAAFDFLEDISTSESGSENPSDPMSRRSCNANHVLSKETLLRQAAAAGHLSSACNAPRLFSGSDFTKFCVPKDNAGNMVPQHHPHNDTYQCQPQVHLGHHHHQQQQVERRRTLDTPKDGGATTSSTPPLRRRKMRQRRRRAELRLASNRGGDGLSPKSGAVKTRTGTKAIRSRRGERMHGEWPDLKQAEPAMSTLSLSSDSCCDGSSSSSSPSVTDLTKF from the exons GATGGAGGAGATGGTGCAGGAGATGCTACAGTACAAGACCAAGATCGATCAGCTGAAGCAGGAGAAAACCAACCTGACAGTAACATACGAG aataactTGCAGAAATGCCGGAATCATATCAGCAGgttagagagagaaaacatgATGCTGCTGAATCAGGTGAAAAAGATGGAATCTCAG CTTCATGGCAAGGGGGATGAGCGAGACAAGTCCCGGCTGCTGCTGGAGCGGCTGAAGATGGTGGAGGCAGAGAACTCAAGCTTGGTGCTGGAGAATGAGCAGCAGCGCCAACAGTACGAGAAGTGCCTGGACCAGATTGCCAACCAAGTGGTGCAAGCTTTGTTGGCACAGAAG ACATTGCGGGAGGAATGCATGAAACTGCAGCAGAGAGTACAAGATCTTGAGCTGCAGAACCAGCAGCTGAACCACATGTTCCAGCAACGTGTACGGTTTCCTTCCGATTCAGCCTTGCAG CACCTGTCTTGTAGCAACAGTACGTATGTGTGTCAGACAGCTGCAGGCTCAGGAGAGGTGACTAGTGCTCAGTTTCTGCAGGGCAGCGCAGCCTCATTGCAGAGCATGTGCAGTGAGACA CAGATGTTTGATGACAGCCCTGGCCAACCACAAATGAGCACCCCACCACCATGGCTGAGAGACAGGCTGGAATTGTTACCTCTAGACGATGATGTCAGCCTGTCAAGTTCTTCCAGTGGCAGTCCCTCCTCACCCACTACTCCTGCTACCTTCCAGGACCGGCCCACCATTTCAATGTCAGCCATTCTAGTTCCTGGCATGACCACAAAGATAGAGACAGAGTTTCCTGCGACCAATTCCAGCCCCAAAGTCAAACGAATTAACGTGTTTGAAAGGGGCACACGGTCGTTGGAGAGAAGGCGTGGTGGATTTGCTCCCTTGTCATATGCAGCTGGCCCTGGTAGAGGAAATTCAGGGTCAGTGAGACTTCAAAGAAAGACAAGGCTTCATCAGGTTTCTTCTGATGCACAGACTGGAATCCCACATCTACAGAATGGTGTACAGCTTGTGACAGGAGGAAAGCAGGCAAAGCCAAAAGCAGATGTTCCAGAATCTGCCACTGTCTCACCAAGATTATTTTGTCAAGGTGTAGAAGGTTTGACAAAGCTGGCAACACCTGGTGCATCCTCTTCAGCAGATCATGCTGTTGGTGGTCAGCCAAATGTTGCTGCAGATTCTACCAGCAAGCTTCTGAACTTCAGCTCTCTAATAATAGACAAGGTGAAACTCAGGCGCAAGAACTCTGCAGCAAGTGGTGACGATGCTGTGCATGCTGCATATTGCACCCCAATGCGCAATTCTCTTCCCCCTTCAGTGCCATTTCACAGCCAGTACTATTATGACTACAGTGATGAGGatagtgactcacgacctgtctCACGTATCTGCAGCAGTGCATCAACTGTCTCCCTTAGTGAACTGCTGGACACAAGTGGTGAAGCTGAACTCCCGTTAGATGAAGACTTCTTTTCTGATTGGTCCTCTGTATATCTCTCCCCACAGCATAAACTTTCCAACAGACCCAGCAACATCCATTCACTTTCAGTGCAAGAGCCAAGCCCTTGCAGTCAGGAAAATGGGCTTCAAAAGACACTGGAAGCCCAAGGAGAAATCACTGTCTCTGAATCATccagtgagaaaaaaaagtgtacggAGTCAAAAGCAGCCCCTATAGCTGACTGTGAGCCATCatcatacagaaaaccagaggCTCCTCGATCTGCATGCAAGACAAGTCTAGGGACCAGTGAAGGGCCCAGAGTGAAAGACTGTAGAGACTTGAATACTATAGCAGCAGCTAGGGTTGACATCGTAAACTGCATGGCAGGCAATTCCAAATCATCTTCGAATGCTTTTGATTCTGGACAAGGCATCTCTGAAGCTATGTCAAGCACTCATGATACCTTAGTCAAGCAGACTGAGTCACCTTCTGAGAAAGGTGCTGCTTCTAAAAATGTTAAAGCAGAGAAAGCAGAAGTGAACACTGTTTCCGTGTTTAAGTCAGTTACTGAAGTTCAGCTTCCCACAAAACAGACTGGCGTATTGCTTAATGGTTCCACGTTGAACCTAAAAGCAGGGTTGAGAGATTGTAGTCCAAGTAATACCTCACaacattttgtagaaaatgCATCACCTCAAGTCACCGAAGCTAGAGATGGCTGTGTTAAAGCCCGAGATAAAAATGTGGAGAGTAACTGTTCCATCAGAAATGACATACCTTTCTGTCGTGATCTAGTGACTTCAGTCATAAGTTGTGATGCTCTTGGCAccacaacaaaactgaaatcCCAACCCCTGACAGGGGAGGAGAAGAGCAGAGTCTGCCGACCTGATCATCTGATCCTTGCTCCTGCAGACAAGCATTTCAATTTTCATGGATTCACTTCTTCTAGTTCATGTAGCTCAGAGGAAAACTCGTCACTTATATTTTTGCCCACCAAGCATATCAGAGGAACCAGTCCTCCAGGGGTATGTGGAGCCAAGGAGAGTAGTGAAGCCAGCCCTCTATACAATCCAGACAGTGCCAAAGCAAATAAAATCCCCCCACCTGTGCCTCAGAAACCATCTCGCATCAGCCCAGATGCAGCTACAAAAAGTGTGCCTCAGGTGGTGTTACCTAAAGGCAGCCTTGCTGCTGGTGACCCTGGTGGTAGTGTATGTGGCAGTGAAACTGTGGGTAAGTTCCCTGCAAGCACAACTCTCACAGTAGGGTTTATGACTTGTCCACAAATGCAGATCCAACACCTCAGCAGTGATGACCACGACTCTGTGCAAGATTTTGTCAATCTGTTGGttaaagacatgaaagaaaggGTGGCTAGACACACAGAATGGTCCACCATTAGCAGCAGCACTTCCTCTACTACCACAACTGTCTCTAGTGCAGGCACATTGGCATACTGCAAGTCTTTGGACTCCAGCTTTGAAAGCTTGAGGGCAGAACGATCTGGAAGCAAAGACGATGGGTATTCAACCATGTCAAGCGACATTCACCCTAATGCTATGGACAGGTATGCCTTTCCTGACTCTTCAGGTGGCAAGCCATCTGTTGAAGGCACAAGCTCAGGGAAGAAGGTATCAGAGAGAGAGCAGAGCCACATGCAAGAGGGGGCCTCTATAAGTATGAGGGATAAATCTTTTGAAACAAGTGACCAGGACTCAGCCATGGAGACCTCCACCCACAGCATGGACACACGCACATCGAGTCAGAGCCTGTCTTCCCAG GTTTCCTCTTCTTCTGGAGATAATGCTTTGAGCCCTGTGTCAAAAGTGACTCGCATGGCTCGATTCTTTGAAGAGGAAGCTGGGAAAACTTGCCGCAGCAACCAGCAAAGGCCTGGATCATGTGCTTTATCTAGCCCTTTGTCACCTACCCTTTCCAGTGTGGGCACACCAGACAGCTCTCTGTGCTTGAGTCCTAGCAGCAGCCAGTCTCCATGCTCAGTTGTGCAACCCTCCATTCCTTGCACCATGGCTATGAGGTCCTCTCTGCACTCTTTTGTGCCACAGTCAGGCGAATCTGGTCTGTCTTATGCAGGTGTGCATTCCCCTCTGTCAGTGCCTTTTCACAGCCCTGCCAGTTCTGGGAAGGTCCATCTACAAAGAACCCAAGATGAACTGAAATGTGAGCCTGGGCCATTACAGTCTGGCCTGCCTCATCCCCATACAGCATCCAGCAGTGACTCTAGCACACCCTCGGATGTTCTTGTAGCCTGTCCACTTAATGACAAACAGTTGCAAAGCTCCCCTGACATACTTCAGTATCAGCTGCACAGCGTGTGTGACTCAGTCAGGCTGTTGCCATCACCTAATCTTAGCCTGCCCATGAACAGCACTTCCAGAAGGGAGAACGTTATGTCTTGGCCTCCATGTAAGCAGAATACATCTCTTGCTGGTTTATCATCAAATAGATCTCACACAGATAATCCCAGTGCCTCAGCACATTGGGAGCCTGCACTATTGCATGTTAGTGAAGAGAAGTTCCTAGATGACATCCCAGAGGAAAGCAGTGATGAGTGGGAAAATCTGTATGTGCGCACTTTTCAggagcagcaacagcaacaacaacaacaacaacaacaagcacaCAAAAGTCTGCACCAACACTTTTCTGGAACTCAGCAGCAGCCCAGCAGTAGCAAGATGTTGGCAGGTTCAACCACATTTTTGACAAAAGCAAAATCAGAAAGCAACCTGTGGGAGAAGCCACAGCTAGGATCATTGTATGATGAGATGATGTCTGGCAGCTGGGATAGCAGTAAAGTGCTGGAGCGGTCTGCCTCTGTATCAGag GTGGATTGTCGCAGTCGAATTCTGTGTGCTCAAGAACGGGCATCGCTGCAACACAGtgctgataaaatatttcttgatgaaACAGAAATCAACCAGCGAGTGGCAGTGCTCTTAGGAAGAACT CAGCTGGGCTCAGCTGAAGATGATTTGGACAGTGAAACAGAGACTGCTCAGCAGATCATGGACTTAAAGAAAACACTCATGTCAAAATGCTTACCCAGTCTTCCAAAGTGGAAACCACAAGAGACAgttgaaaaattgaaaaag AACTCCACCCCTTCACCATCCTCTATCCAAAAGATGGATGGCATCAGTGCAGAAGATTGGCTGCTGAAGTTCACAAAGGAGGAAATTGAGAAACATACTTCTGGTTCCCTCAGGCTGGATGTGAATATGGTTGGCGAAGGCTTGGGGAAGTACTTTGGCAATAGaggagagaatgagaggagtCAGACTTCTGGAGAATCAGACTTTTGTTACAACAGTCAGGATTCAGAACCCATAGTGGAGGGCCAAGGGCCTGTAAGTGCGGAAGATGCAGATTCCAGCGAGTGTAGTGCTAGATCTCCAGTAGAAGAACAAAAGCAGTTCAACAGCCAGTTCTACAGTCTCTGCTTGGTGGAGTCCAGCAGAAGTCTGTCCTCAAGTGTTGCTAGTTTCGACCACGACCACGATCGTGAGCATGAGGGAGATGACCAGTTCCAGCCTCCCATTTCTCACCCTTCTTTTTTgatcaatgaaataaaatcaaaagagtTTGATGACATTGCACGACAAATTGCCAGTCTGTCTCGAACAGTGGATGAGCTCAGTCGCAGCTTGAACAGCCTTAACAGTGCAGGATCCGGAGGATCCAACCAGGACTTACGTGCCAGCTCTTTAAATCATAATGGCTCTGAAGCAGTCAGTGATGCAGGAGCAACAAAACAA GAATGCATAGACGGATATCACTGGGTGGATGACGAGTTTTACCTCACTTCCTGCGGAGGGGAGGTTATCATTGGCAGTGCCACTTTTCTGGAAGAGGGGCTTCATGGCTACTGTGAAGATGGAGCAGGTGAAGAGGGAGGTCTCTTCCActccaatgatgatgatgatgaagatgataatagTGATCATGTGGGACACATGGATGCCAGTGACGACTTCTTTACTATAAGAATGCCTCTGAACACTGTTCTGTCAAACAACTGCCAGTTTCAGTCTAAAAAAG GCCTTACAGAAAGAGAGCTGCTGCTGAACAGGCTGACACAGTTTCGATACAACAGTGACGGTCAGCTGGACCAGCAGGACACAGGGGTAGATGAGGCATGCATGGGCTGGCGCATGGAGAATTCTGTTTCACATGCCAGTCTTAGTGGTCAGGAGAGAGACTATGCAGGAAACAGCTTGATTGACAAAGAg ACGCGGACAAACTTACTGGGGTCTGTTCTGGCATCGGGAGGGGAGAGCAATGACAGTCTGTCAAGTGATATTGGTCTGGACCACATGATGTGCCAACGCCTCATTGGTCGCAAAG GCAAGTTGGATGTGGTACGAATTGCTTTGCAAAAGCCCCGTCCAGTGCTTGACTTCTCCAAATTTTTCATCCACTTTGGTAAGCCAGAGCAGGAGGCAGTGGCAGCATTCGATTTCCTTGAGGACATTTCGACTTCAGAATCTGGGTCAGAGAATCCCTCTGACCCCATGTCAAGGAGGTCATGTAATGCTAATCATGTGCTGAGCAAGGAAACTCTTCTGCGTCAAGCAGCTGCAGCAGGTCACCTGTCCTCAGCATGCAACGCTCCCAGGCTGTTCTCAGGGAGCGATTTTACTAAATTTTGTGTGCCAAAAGACAACGCAGGCAATATGGTGCCTCAGCACCATCCTCATAATGACACATACCAGTGCCAACCACAGGTCCACCTAGggcaccaccatcaccaacagcaacaggtggagaggaggaggacacTAGATACCCCAAAAGATGGAGGcgccaccaccagcagcacgcCACCATTACGCAGACGCAAAATGCGGCAGAGAAGACGGCGGGCTGAACTGCGGCTGGCATCCAACAGGGGAGGAGATGGGCTGTCACCAAAGTCAGGTGCAGTTAAAACCAGAACTGGCACAAAAGCCATACGAAGCCgaagaggagagagaatgcATGGAGAGTGGCCAGACCTTAAGCAGGCAGAGCCTGCTATGAGCACACTGTCCCTTAGCAGTGACTCTTGCTGTGATGGTAGTTCCTCCTCTTCCAGCCCCAGTGTAACAGACCTGACTAAATTCTGA